Genomic segment of Arachis stenosperma cultivar V10309 chromosome 4, arast.V10309.gnm1.PFL2, whole genome shotgun sequence:
tgtgttgaaaggatgatctctgagcatagggtgggtcttgttggtagctacaaggtggtccaccatatctatcagcttgggatgcattgtagcctggtctttgtccatgatatctaggatagtgttgttgcctaaagggttgattagatcctcttggctccatccatccttgattggtctgaccttgatgcatattcctgctgtggtttctatttccttcaacaaagttagaaccaaactcaaagcgagagggatgagaattcatagtattaggggaaaataaaacaaaaattaataaaaagaaaatattttgaaaaggatataattttttgaaaaagataggaaaataattttgaaaaagatatgatttttgaaaaagataagataagataaaaaaaatattgacaataaaaatctgaaaaaaatatttacaataaccaataataaggcacacgtttgcaattccccggcaacggcgccattttgacgttaggatttttgccagtaaagaatgtcataaaaacagtcgcgttgtagatatagtctctaaaccgacaaaaatcccttcgtacaaacgttttggttgtcacaagtaacaaacccctttaaaattgataaccgagtatttaaacctcgggtcgtcttctcaaggaattgcagggaggtatgttcttattattggctatgaaaaaggtaaaatttggggttttggaagtaaggtgggaatatattatatgacaaataaaataataatagctgtaaaataaacccttggcaaggtataagaactggaggtcttttcctagttatccttatcaattgtgatgagaattggatttttctcccactttgttaacctctaactatgaaggtaagttaagtggatgaattaattccaatCCTCAactaacaatgagtttgataactcaagagttaccaattatttaaccaaggcaaaaaggggaaaaactaaatctactagagtaacaatatcctcagattaggaataataaaaaggaacaatcataaactaaaatacctcaaatatcattaaataagaaaatcatcaagaaagTGACAtaggccaaataggcaacataactaatacaagcaagcattcaaatgtctgaaaataagaaataaacataaagtaaaagaacattgaacctgtgattgagagtcactcctaaaattaagagaaatcctaaatcctaaaagagagaggagagaacccctctcaaaactaatctaaatcatgagaagtgaattatgagtgaataattatgaatacatgcattcccccactttatagcctctaatctgtgtgttctgggttgaaaactgggtcaaaagcagcccagaagtcacttccagcgctttctggtccgtacaggtcgcggaaaagtgacgcggccgcatggctcacgcggctgcgcgggttgcgttcctaccaggtcacgcgtccgcgtgacccacgcgtttgcgtcacctggcgtcggggcagctatggcaaattatatatcaaatcgaagccccggatgttagctttccaacgtaATTGGAGTcgcatcgtttggacctctgtagctaaagttatagccgtttgagtgcgaagaggtcaggctggacagcttagcaatttctctaacttcttgtattccttccccttttgcatgcttccttccatcctctgagccattcctgccttgtaatctctgaaaacacttaacacacatatcaaggcatctaatggtataaaaggagaattaatattaataaaattaaggtcaaagatgcatgttttcaatcaaagcacataattaggagggaaaatgtaaaacatgcaaatagtatgaataagtgggtaaagagtagaTAAAAACTACtgaattgagcacaagataaaccatgaaatatgggtttatcaccAACCCACGCGATTGCGTTGACCACGCATCCGTGTCAACCCTATTTCACCCTACTCACGCAATTGCGtccccacgcgttcgcgtggatttGCGATCACTAACCCCAAGTCATGCGAACCCTACCCGTCGCGTCCCCAAACCCGAAAACCCTCCACTCCTCTGCCACACTCTCTCTCACCCAACCACCTAGCTCCGACCAAACCGCCCAGACCATCGCGACCACCGCCGCACCACCCTCGCCCACCCAGCCCTAACCACGACGCCACCCCCTTCTTCCTTCcctctctttcttctctctctcttttcttcttccctccacCACCGCTGCCCCCTCCGCGGCTAGTCCCCACCACGACCGGAACCCCACCGCCGTGTAGCCCAGTACCACCGCCACACCACCGTGCTTCCCCCGGTGCCGCCACATCACCACTACCTTCTCTCTGCCCTATCCCTTGTTCGTACACGCACCAGGTTCCATACTGTGATTCCTCCTTGCGACTCATTAAGTTGTTCCAAATAAGCTAGATAGAGATGCATGTTCGTAGTGGATTCtaggtggttaggtagctaggatatggttagtggatttaggcctgataattgctcCGTTCTTGTTATCTGTTTATCTGTTCTGCAATTTTATTTTGGCTATGATGTTAATAATGTTCATATGTTGCGCTTAACTGTTTCATGCTGCTGTTACACTGCTCTTTCTTATTCTTGCTATTTGTGCAGCCTTATTTCAATTcatatgaattgttcttactaTTTGTTTTCCGAGAACATCCGattttagccggaatgctgcccaattttctaCGAATTGTTTCCTTTTACATTCAAGTATTGGTTTTGGCAATTCTCTATTTTGCACTACTCCACGATTACCAAACCAATTCTTGAATGCTCGGGCTAGCAttcttattacttttgatttccTGGTTAATAAATTGGTTTATTGATGATCTGATTTTACTTTTTACTACTTCTATATGTATATGAATCATCATCAATACCCTGTTATCCCTGCTTGAATAAGAGTGATTTATTCTTTTACTTTGTGAATTTATTGTTACCTAGGAAACCATTCTCATGCCACTAATTTTAACCATCTTTTCACTAACTCACTCTTTAACTTTCTAACTTCCTCTTTCCTTCCTAAccattttaattttcaaaacttcTCCTTTCTGTTTTCCTTCACTTACTTTAACCTTCTAATTCAAGGCATGATTACTGTTTTTCCTTATTAACATGAATTCCACTTAGCATGTATTTTGGATTGCCATTTTTATTTTCAGACTTTTTTCTTAAAGACAATCCCGAATACTCACATCTTTCACTCAATTCTCGCTTCTCTCGCTCTTTTGCCACTCTATGCCTATATTGCTATTATCCTTTTTGCCTACTTGTTTTCCTGCTTTTATTCTTCAATTATATCTTGAAAATtctatttttcaggatgtctgacTCTCAAGGTAGGGGAAAGGGCAAAGTTACCACTGGCAAAAGGAAAAGAGGCGAATCCTCTGGTTCCATCCTTGGAATTTTACATGATGATTCCTGGCAGGAGAAAAACTTTATCGCGTAGGAGATGGCTGACCAGCTCCTCCCTGCCAATGATCCAATTAAGTTTGCAAACCGATACTGTGAGCTGAAGTTTCCAGTGTTTACTACCTCCAGAAATCTGTACCTGGAGAGGACTTTGAAAATTTCAGAAGAACTACAGCAGTTCACCACCGATTAGATCAAACAAAGAGGCTGGTTCTTCTTGGAGAGAAACTTGACTGAGGTAAATGCTTCTTGGGTAAGAGAGTTTTACTGCAATTATTTCAAGACTTCCTTGGATACAATGCACCTCAGAGAAAAACAGATACTAGTCACTGAAGAGGCCATTGAGGATATTCTGCAccttcagcctaagtcagataaGCCTGACGGTTACCAAAAGGCAGACATGCGCTTTCTAAGATTTGACTGGGATGCTGTCAAAGAGAGGATAGCCATTGACCCTACTGTCCCATGGGTCATGGGTAAGAACACCACCATGCCTAAAGGAATTAAGCGGATATACCTGAATGATGAAGCTCGGCTCTGGCGCCAGATCTTGAGTAACTATATTATGCCGAGCACTCATGAAACAAAGCTGCTTGCCGCTATGATCACCCTCCtctggtgtgtgatggagggtaaggacctgtacctgtggtgcacgaaattgtgatcatcaatggcgccatcaacatggtacgctcaattgcaatctcaactctctatcataacttcgcacaactaaccagcaagtgcactgggtcgtccaagtaataaaccttacgcgagtaagggtcgatcccacagagattgttggtatgaagcaagctatggtcatcttgtaaatctcagtcagacagattcaaatggttatggatgatttatgaataaagcataaaataaagatagagatacttatgtaattcattggtgagaatttcagataagcgtatggagatgctttatcccttccgtctctctgctttcctactgtcttcatccaatccttcttactcctttccatggcaagatgtatgttgggcatcaccgttgtcaatggctgcaatcccgtcctctcagtgaaaatgttcaacgcgctctgtcacagcacggctattcagctgtcggttctcgatcatgtcggaatagaatccagtgattcttttgcgtctgtcactaacgccccacaatcgcgagtttgaagctcatcacagtcattcaatccttaaATCCTACTTataataccacagacaaggtttagaccttccggattctcttgaatgccgccatcaattctagcttataccatgaagattctgattaaggaatccaagagataaacattcaagccttgtttgcttgtagaacgggagtggttgtcaggcacgcgttcataagtgagaatgatgatgagtgatggtgtttttgtggaaaaacgaatttccaacacacatatccatcaagtttttggcgccgttgccggggattgaaatagattgacaatgattaagtgaagtggaggtctagatcaagcactttttcttttctgtttcttaattttctttacacactaactgtttgaatttttgcttaaactaactaaaaattcattctagcaatagattgaagtttcattggttttctggatctgtgtgattcttattgtgtgtttgtatgtcaggtacaggaagagcctcccctattctctctgaaattgaccaaagaactcttcgaagaataaaaagagctgaaagagggaagaacgtcattggagaggaagaatcggaggaggaattccaagaaatggaaggagatccatcaaatcctaATCAACCGgaaggaggagccaacaataaccaacaacaaagaagagtactggcttcctacacatttgcaaatgctagacactgtgggagtagcatccttacccccaatgtcaatgcaaacaacgttgaactaaagccacaactcatcacactggttcaaaacaattgt
This window contains:
- the LOC130974955 gene encoding glycine-rich protein DOT1-like, with protein sequence MSRKEESQYGTWCVYEQGIGQREGSGDVAAPGEARWCGGGTGLHGGGVPVVVGTSRGGGSGGGGKKKREREEREGRKKGVASWLGLGGRGWCGGGRDGLGGLVGARWLGERECGRGVEGFRVWGRDG